In one window of Henckelia pumila isolate YLH828 chromosome 1, ASM3356847v2, whole genome shotgun sequence DNA:
- the LOC140874147 gene encoding bidirectional sugar transporter SWEET4-like: MTNPGQALARTIVGIIGNVISFGLFISPAPTFKRIWEKKTTEEFHPYPYLLCVLNCAFWVFYGLPVVHPDSTLVITINGIGLALELIYLTIFSIYTGNKYRKIIVAMLVGEAALVGIIATITILCFHTHTTRSNFVGGICVGAGILMYGSPLSILKKVVVTKSVEFLPFWLCLAGFANGIVWFIYANLKTFDLFIAIGNGVGAVLGFVQLSVYFYYKLCGKPAVQDDAKPTGEVQLQTSVASLPV, from the exons GCAACGTTATATCCTTTGGTCTCTTTATCTCTCCAGC ACCAACTTTCAAGCGGATATGGGAGAAGAAGACGACGGAGGAGTTCCATCCATACCCATATCTCCTTTGTGTGCTCAACTGTGCATTTTGGGTGTTCTATGGATTGCCTGTGGTTCACCCCGATAGCACGCTCGTCATAACCATCAACGGCATCGGTCTAGCCTTGGAGTTGATATACCTAACTATTTTCTCCATCTACACAGGCAACAAGTACAGG AAAATCATAGTGGCTATGCTAGTTGGAGAGGCAGCGTTGGTTGGGATCATAGCAACAATCACAATCCTTTGCTTCCACACACACACCACAAGATCAAATTTCGTTGGGGGCATTTGTGTGGGTGCTGGTATTTTGATGTATGGCTCCCCTCTCTCCATCCTT AAAAAAGTTGTGGTGACCAAGAGCGTGGAATTCCTACCATTCTGGCTTTGCTTGGCTGGTTTTGCCAACGGCATCGTCTGGTTTATTTACGCTAACCTCAAGACCTTCGATCTGTTCATCGCG atTGGAAATGGAGTTGGAGCAGTTCTGGGCTTCGTGCAACTCTCCGTCTACTTCTATTACAAACTATGCGGCAAACCCGCGGTCCAAGACGACGCCAAGCCAACCGGAGAGGTGCAGCTCCAGACCTCCGTGGCGTCGCTGCCAGTTTGA